A region from the Indicator indicator isolate 239-I01 chromosome 4, UM_Iind_1.1, whole genome shotgun sequence genome encodes:
- the AP5M1 gene encoding AP-5 complex subunit mu-1, producing the protein MALRALWLVRHEPGAGGTVLFSRRYPTVEIRAETFNGSTHVPVPSDSAFLKALLFELRLIDDHIFVEHRDTCTRINHSSVYSVRTEGGDLWPVLAFQKSGLIYACLPLVEESLEPRPPLLTVSGLSQGLALLLGIVDYISPSRKNEAEMSAKIGQLRNLLIQACPLGTPLNTNIRSLNSSFDDIQEMPTDENQPAWRSNTYKGKPQVNVCITEKVKCMQYDKRDVVDVWQVYGAVNCKCDIEGSAPNVTLSLNLPTNAPPLQDIVVHHCVTSVDPAMLMSSSAEPLDDSVFNGPYKFPFIPPSESFNLCYYTSQVPVPPILGCYQLTEEGSQFKITVNLKLHESIKNSFEHCEAHIPFFNRGPIAQLEYKVSYGQLDLSREKSVLVWIIGQKFPKSLEVSLTGTVSFGTASKEHPTDHVCTGNTAYVKLYFRIPDFTLTGCYVDQHSIQIFVPGKPKITASRELISSDYYIWNSKAPAPMVYKTLLD; encoded by the exons atggcCCTGCGGGCGCTGTGGCTTGTCAGGCACGAACCCGGGGCCGGCGGCACcgtgctcttctccag ACGTTACCCCACTGTTGAAATACGTGCTGAGACCTTCAACGGGTCAACACATGTGCCTGTGCCATCTGACAGTGCTTTCCTTAAAGCCCTGCTTTTTGAACTGAGACTCATAGATGACCATATTTTTGTGGAGCATCGAGATACCTGTACACGAATCAATCACTCATCGGTATATTCAGTTCGCACCGAAGGAGGGGACCTCTGGCCCGTGCTTGCTTTCCAGAAGAGTGGTTTAATCTATGCATGTCTCCCACTAGTTGAGGAGAGTTTGGAGCCGCGGCCACCCCTCCTCACTGTTAGTGGGCTCTCCCAAGGACTGGCTCTTCTGTTAGGCATTGTGGACTACATCTCTCCAAGTCGTAAAAATGAAGCTGAGATGAGTGCAAAAATAGGCCAGCTTCGAAATCTTCTTATACAGGCCTGTCCACTTGGCACCCCCTTAAACACAAACATACGCAGCTTAAACAGCTCATTTGATGACATTCAGGAGATGCCTACAGATGAGAATCAGCCAGCTTGGAGATCCAACACATACAAAGGCAAACCTCAGGTCAACGTCTGCATCACTGAAAAAGTCAAGTGTATGCAGTATGATAAAAGAGATGTTGTGGACGTGTGGCAAGTTTATGGAGCTGTCAATTGCAAG TGTGACATAGAGGGATCTGCACCAAATGTAACcctcagtctgaatctcccaaCCAACGCTCCTCCGCTTCAAGATATCGTGGTCCATCATTGCGTGACTTCTGTTGACCCTGCCATGCTGAtgtccagcagtgctgagccactggatgattctgtgtttaATGGACCTTACaaatttcctttcattcctcCATCAGAGTCATTCAACTTGTGTTACTACACTTCCCAG GTTCCTGTTCCACCAATTTTGGGATGTTATCAACTCACCGAAGAGGGATCACAATTTAAAATAACAGTTAATTTAAAGCTTCATGAAAGCATAAAGAATTCTTTTGAGCACTGTGAAGCTCATATACCTTTTTTCAACAg AGGCCCAATTGCTCAATTAGAGTACAAAGTTAGTTATGGCCAACTGGATTTGTCTCGAGAGAAGAGTGTACTGGTTTGGATTATTG GACAGAAGTTTCCTAAATCTTTGGAAGTTTCTCTGACTGGAACTGTGTCTTTTGGCACTGCAAGCAAAGAGCACCCAACTGATCATGTTTGCACTGGCAACACTGCTTATGTAAAA CTGTATTTTAGGATCCCAGACTTTACACTTACTGGATGCTACGTAGACCAGCATTCTATTCAGATCTTTGTACCAGGAAAACCCAAAATTACTGCAT cccgGGAACTGATTTCTTCTGATTACTACATCTGGAATTCCAAAGCACCAGCACCTATGGTGTACAAAACCTTACTTGACTAA